One Miscanthus floridulus cultivar M001 chromosome 11, ASM1932011v1, whole genome shotgun sequence DNA window includes the following coding sequences:
- the LOC136493586 gene encoding protein NRT1/ PTR FAMILY 8.5-like translates to MTNARFSLEARRKEIFAVYIVARIDSPLSSRHREFCLWLRLATGTGAPSMDRAAAAADPTSTDADVERASPPLQGEAESLVPLLGAREQEVGKDSKSNNIYSKAPKIVLCLVFLEVTAFYGVYLNLIVYLQDVLHGDSASNAAAVSFWAGASYLMPVVGAAIADSCWGKYKTVLVGLSISLAGMAVITTSATLPSLRPPPCEHGTGTYCAPAALHQRLVFFAGIYLCAIGIGGAKAAIVSFGAEQFDDENGKNMAERERKASYFSWYYGVSNLAMLTSGTLLVWVEDKVSWGLGYGVCASFVAVAVVALAATAPVYRLVPPVGSPLKGACQVLVAFARKVNVRVPDDAAELYAEEHVKVASHHPPCELLEHTEQFRCLDKAAVVTSADLEDGSPWRLCTVTQVEELKTLLRLIPIWLTSAVYFVANTQAQTTFVQQGTMTDSRIGRGAFSVPAASLTCIETVFVVASIVLYNRAVAPAARRFLGRAEAFTPLQLMGLGHAAVIAAVALAACAEARRLANVRAGAAPLRIAWLLPQYVVIAVSDASLSVGQLEFFYDQAPETMRGASTAFYFLSCSLGNLICSQLVTLVASVTATGGRTGWFPPNMDDGHLDYYFTLIVGITAVNFAVFVYLAKNYTPKRVR, encoded by the exons ATGACGAATGCACGGTTTTCGTTGGAGGCCCGGAGGAAAGAGATTTTTGCGGTCTACATCGTGGCCCGAATCGACTCACCCCTCTCCTCTCGCCACCGCGAGTTTTGCCTCTGGTTGCGACTTGCGACCGGCACCGGGGCACCCTCCATGgatagagcggcggcggcggcggatcctaCCAGCACGGACGCCGATGTCGAGCGGGCGAGCCCGCCGCTCCAAGGGGAGGCTGAG AGCTTGGTGCCTCTGCTGGGAGCTCGGGAACAGGAAGTGGGCAAAGACAGTAAGAGTAATAATATCTACTCCAAGGCGCCCAAGATAGTCTTGT GCCTGGTATTCTTGGAAGTCACCGCTTTCTACGGGGTCTACCTGAACCTAATCGTGTATCTCCAGGACGTTCTTCATGGCGACAGTGCCTCCAACGCGGCGGCCGTCAGTTTCTGGGCTGGAGCTAGCTACCTGATGCCCGTGGTCGGCGCTGCCATTGCCGATTCTTGCTGGGGCAAGTACAAGACCGTGCTCGTTGGCCTCTCCATATCTCTCGCT GGGATGGCCGTGATCACGACATCGGCTACGCTGCCGTCTCTGAGGCCTCCGCCGTGCGAGCACGGCACCGGCACGTACTGCGCCCCGGCGGCTCTGCACCAACGGCTGGTGTTCTTTGCGGGTATATACCTGTGCGCCATCGGGATCGGCGGGGCGAAGGCGGCCATAGTCTCGTTCGGCGCGGAGCAGTTCGACGACGAGAACGGCAAGAACATggcggagagggagaggaaggcctCCTACTTCAGCTGGTACTACGGCGTGAGCAACCTGGCCATGCTCACCTCGGGGACCCTGCTGGTCTGGGTCGAGGACAAGGTCAGCTGGGGGCTCGGGTACGGCGTCTGCGCGTCGTTCGTCGCGGTGGCCGTCGTCGCCCTCGCCGCGACTGCGCCCGTGTACCGGCTCGTGCCACCGGTGGGCAGCCCCTTGAAGGGCGCGTGCCAGGTGCTCGTCGCGTTCGCTCGCAAGGTGAACGTGAGAGTGCCTGACGATGCCGCCGAGCTGTACGCGGAGGAGCATGTCAAGGTGGCTTCGCATCATCCACCTTGCGAGTTGCTAGAGCACACGGAACAGTTCAGGTGCTTGGACAAAGCCGCGGTTGTCACGAGCGCAGACTTGGAAGACGGCAGCCCATGGAGGCTGTGCACGGTGACCCAAGTGGAGGAGCTCAAGACGCTGCTGCGGCTGATCCCGATCTGGCTCACGTCGGCCGTGTACTTCGTCGCCAACACCCAGGCGCAGACCACCTTCGTGCAGCAGGGCACGATGACGGACTCCAGGATCGGGCGCGGCGCGTTCTCCGTCCCGGCCGCGTCGCTGACGTGCATCGAGACGGTGTTCGTGGTGGCCTCCATCGTGCTCTACAACCGGGCCGTCGCGCCCGCGGCGCGCCGCTTCCTCGGCCGCGCGGAGGCGTTCACGCCGCTGCAGCTTATGGGGCTCGGGCACGCCGCGGTGATCGCCGCGGTGGCCCTCGCCGCGTGCGCCGAGGCGCGCAGGCTGGCGAATGTCAGGGCCGGGGCAGCGCCCTTGCGCATTGCGTGGCTGCTGCCGCAGTACGTCGTGATAGCCGTCTCCGACGCGTCGCTCAGCGTCGGGCAGCTGGAGTTCTTCTACGACCAGGCGCCGGAGACGATGCGGGGCGCATCCACGGCATTCTACTTCCTGTCGTGCTCGCTCGGAAACCTCATTTGCTCGCAGCTGGTGACGCTGGTGGCGTCTGTGACCGCGACGGGCGGCAGGACGGGATGGTTCCCGCCAAACATGGACGATGGGCACTTGGATTACTACTTTACGCTCATTGTCGGCATCACCGCAGTGAACTTTGCCGTTTTTGTTTACCTCGCCAAGAATTACACGCCCAAGAGGGTTAGATAG